From a single Cryptococcus deuterogattii R265 chromosome 5, complete sequence genomic region:
- a CDS encoding glycosyl hydrolase family 88, protein MNKLQQIPTAFPRLYDVSDSIKIVEVAKKYEGPEGTPIMRIPEYTTPQVSHEYHCSKAATSWTQGFFPGLLWLVEERRRLLPEAVEPSYPDKEIMRLARRYQESFKFLAKKAINHDQGFRFQLCYGMDFALTGDEEAKRVLIDAADSLVELYTPEVGCMRSWTMMRKANMPDLWRDDNLDEHYLVIIDNLMNLDMLYEATELTGDPKYAHVATHQAEKSLNSHVRPDYTTYHVVDFNQDGSVKKCMTHQGYADESTWSRGQSWAIYGYAQCALRTGRKDFLETACKLADKFFELLPESRVPWWDFDAPKPCPYDASASAVTACGLLMLYRLLRPTNPLAAEQYLTKSFKLVDDLMRECRTGKATLQGDRVVWGGWVGDDFGALDD, encoded by the exons ATGAACAAGCTTCAACAGATTCCCACCGCCTTTCCCAGGCTCTACGACGTGAGCGACAGTATTAAAATCGTCGAGGTCGCAAAGAAGTACGAGGGGCCCGAA GGGACCCCCATCATGCGCATCCCCGAGTACACCACACCCCAAGTAAGCCACGAATACCACTGCAGCAAAG CGGCAACCTCCTGGACCCAAGGCTTCTTCCCCGGCCTCCTTTGGCTCGTCGAGGAGCGCCGGCGTCTCCTCCCCGAGGCTGTCGAGCCGAGCTACCCCGACAAGGAGATCATGCGCCTCGCCAGGAGATATCAAGAGTCGTTCAAATttttggcgaagaaggcgatCAATCATGATCAAGGATTCAGGTTCCAGCTGTGCTATGGGAT GGATTTTGCATTGACGGGGGACGAGGAAGCGAAGCGTGTGCTTATCGATGCAGCGGACTCACTGGTCGAGCTCTACACCCCCGAG GTCGGCTGCATGAGGAGTTGGACCATGATGCGCAAAGCCAACATGCCCGACCTCTGGAGGGATGACAACCTGGACGAGCACTACCTCGTTATCATCGACAATCTT ATGAACTTGGACATGCTGTACGAAGCCACCGAGCTCACCGGCGACCCCAAGTATGCGCACGTTGCGACGCACCAAGCCGAAAAGTCATTGAATAGCCATGTCCGGCCTGACTATACGACGTATCACGTCGTCGACTTTAATCAAGATGGGAGCGTTAAAAAGTGCATGACGCATCAAG GCTACGCGGACGAGTCGACGTGGTCGCGGGGCCAATCGTGGGCTATCTACGGGTACGCCCAATGTG CTCTTCGCACCGGCCGCAAAGACTTTCTAGAGACCGCATGCAAGCTCGCCGACAAATTcttcgagcttcttcccgAGTCGCGCGTCCCATGGTG GGACTTTGACGCCCCCAAGCCCTGCCCATACGACGCCTCTGCCAGCGCCGTTACGGCCTGCGGCCTGCTCATGCTCTACCGCTTGCTTCGACCCACCAATCCGCTCGCGGCGGAGCAATATCTCACCAAGTCGTTCAAGCTCGTCGACGACCTGATGCGGGAGTGCAGGACGGGGAAGGCGACGCTGCAAGGAGACCGAGTGGTCTGGGGAGGGTGGGTGGGAGACGATTTTGGAG CACTCGACGATTAA